A genome region from Gemmatimonadota bacterium includes the following:
- a CDS encoding AMIN domain-containing protein, translating to MTSVWATWTVALLMATGVRADGTAAGDVTGLQILPSAQKTEVVIAVAGGVETRDFMMEGPHRIVVDLINARFLLPRESFENLGRGGVQTIRASQYSDDIVRIVLEVLGPVGYSLSSGDGYVRISLENPWGDFEPWASATSVSSPASTGVASALLTPAAAAATASRPRWSGLAPQQFVDPISVTYVNTPILEVLFDFAEFSNRSIVPGAGVTGTVNLDIRGQPWDIALQAILESQGLAAEELASGIILVDQLSALQSREEVEQVVTRTFRVNYATASELQTSIETLLSERGSVAVSTSTNQLVVTDIPRVMASVEQLVNGLDLRTPEVMISAKIFFVNRTDLQEFGITYDLKDSQGNQLNQLTPGGIDVNGDGQISVDPEDGEVVGVGTNVVALGGNSIAALGNANQRVTGPALQLLTSLIMGRHTLISFVEALQSVNLSDVQSAQSTRVLDNRLGRIVVGERTPIRVVDAGAAGGGQQAGAQFPQATVQIEETGIILEVTPHVTAGDLIWMDVRAERSGLEISPNADIGFIFNTQSVDTQVLVPDGETVVIGGLTVTELTQSRAGIPLLQDLPLIGRFFRLSREQTIQRDLLILVTPEISR from the coding sequence ATGACTTCGGTATGGGCAACTTGGACCGTCGCACTCCTGATGGCGACTGGCGTCAGAGCGGACGGCACCGCCGCCGGAGACGTGACCGGATTACAGATCCTTCCGTCGGCCCAGAAGACCGAGGTGGTCATCGCGGTCGCCGGAGGCGTGGAGACGCGCGACTTCATGATGGAGGGCCCCCATCGAATCGTGGTGGACCTCATCAACGCGCGCTTTCTCCTTCCCCGAGAGAGCTTCGAGAATCTCGGGCGGGGCGGCGTGCAGACGATTCGCGCAAGCCAGTATTCGGACGACATCGTCCGGATCGTACTCGAAGTCCTGGGACCGGTCGGGTACTCGCTCTCGTCGGGGGACGGCTACGTCCGTATCTCCCTCGAAAACCCCTGGGGAGACTTTGAGCCTTGGGCTTCCGCGACCTCGGTTTCGTCCCCTGCCTCGACCGGTGTCGCCTCTGCATTGCTCACGCCCGCGGCGGCCGCGGCGACGGCCAGCCGCCCGCGCTGGAGCGGCCTGGCGCCGCAGCAGTTCGTGGACCCGATTTCGGTCACTTACGTGAACACTCCCATCCTCGAAGTCCTCTTCGACTTCGCGGAATTCTCGAATCGTTCGATCGTGCCGGGCGCGGGGGTCACGGGGACCGTCAACCTGGATATTCGCGGCCAGCCCTGGGACATCGCGCTCCAGGCGATCCTCGAGTCCCAGGGGCTCGCGGCCGAAGAGCTGGCGTCGGGGATCATTTTGGTGGATCAACTCTCCGCGCTTCAGAGTCGCGAAGAGGTCGAGCAGGTTGTGACCCGCACGTTCCGCGTCAACTACGCGACTGCATCCGAGCTCCAGACTTCGATCGAGACTCTCCTGAGCGAGCGTGGCAGCGTCGCCGTCAGCACATCCACCAATCAGCTGGTGGTGACCGACATCCCGCGGGTCATGGCCTCCGTCGAACAGCTTGTGAACGGGCTCGATCTGCGGACTCCCGAAGTGATGATCTCGGCGAAGATTTTCTTCGTGAACCGGACGGACCTGCAGGAGTTCGGCATCACCTACGATCTCAAGGACTCGCAGGGGAACCAGCTCAATCAACTCACGCCGGGAGGGATCGACGTAAACGGAGATGGTCAGATCAGCGTTGATCCCGAGGATGGAGAGGTAGTCGGGGTCGGGACGAACGTCGTCGCCCTCGGAGGGAATTCGATCGCGGCGCTCGGGAACGCGAACCAGCGGGTCACCGGGCCGGCGCTCCAACTCCTCACCTCGCTGATCATGGGGCGCCATACCCTGATCTCCTTCGTGGAAGCACTGCAGTCGGTCAATCTGAGCGACGTCCAGTCCGCGCAGTCCACGCGCGTTCTCGACAATCGTCTCGGACGAATCGTGGTTGGCGAACGCACCCCGATCCGCGTCGTGGACGCGGGAGCGGCTGGTGGCGGCCAACAGGCGGGCGCGCAGTTCCCGCAGGCCACGGTCCAGATCGAGGAGACCGGGATCATCCTCGAGGTGACGCCGCACGTGACGGCCGGAGATCTCATCTGGATGGATGTCCGCGCGGAAAGGTCGGGCCTAGAGATCTCTCCGAACGCCGACATCGGCTTCATCTTCAACACACAGTCCGTGGACACGCAGGTTCTGGTCCCGGACGGCGAAACCGTGGTCATCGGCGGCCTCACTGTCACCGAGCTGACGCAGTCGCGGGCAGGGATCCCCCTTCTTCAGGACCTTCCCCTCATCGGGCGATTTTTCCGACTGTCCCGGGAACAGACGATCCAGCGGGACCTCCTGATCCTGGTCACTCCCGAGATCAGTCGCTGA